From one Microlunatus sp. Gsoil 973 genomic stretch:
- a CDS encoding sugar phosphate isomerase/epimerase translates to MTDKISFGFSSYSFSQKLRSGEMTLPDVIDWVADSEGEHLELAVAGQHGPDAPIPNLESDPEYVDSIRAKAEQSGVTLSNIAVGANFYTSDQAELEAEVKRVKAYVDLAEQLGITLMRHDVVAHKGLEGDDTPLFEEALPLIVGATKEIAGYAAGKGITTSLENHGFFVQSADRVRRIVHAVGEPNFKTTLDVGNFVCVDEDPTASVPQNLPYAMIVHFKDFYIRPADKDPGEGWFLSKGGKFLRGAIVGNGDIDLRSVAKSIKESSYQGYASIEFEGIEDCLLGCERGLANAKRLIAEA, encoded by the coding sequence ATGACCGACAAGATCAGCTTCGGCTTCAGCAGTTACAGCTTCTCCCAGAAGCTGCGGTCCGGCGAGATGACGTTGCCCGACGTCATCGACTGGGTCGCCGACAGCGAGGGCGAGCACCTCGAACTGGCGGTGGCCGGCCAACATGGGCCGGACGCGCCGATCCCGAACCTCGAGTCCGATCCGGAATACGTGGATTCCATCCGGGCGAAGGCCGAGCAGTCCGGCGTCACGCTCTCCAACATCGCGGTCGGCGCCAATTTCTACACCTCCGACCAGGCCGAACTCGAGGCAGAGGTCAAGCGCGTCAAGGCCTACGTCGACCTGGCCGAGCAACTGGGCATCACGCTGATGCGGCACGACGTGGTCGCGCACAAGGGCCTCGAGGGCGATGACACTCCCCTCTTCGAGGAGGCGCTTCCGTTGATCGTCGGCGCCACCAAGGAGATCGCCGGGTACGCCGCCGGCAAGGGCATCACGACCAGCCTGGAGAACCACGGCTTCTTCGTGCAATCCGCAGACCGGGTGCGCCGGATCGTGCACGCCGTCGGCGAGCCGAACTTCAAGACCACCCTGGACGTCGGCAACTTCGTCTGTGTCGACGAGGACCCGACGGCGTCGGTACCGCAGAACCTGCCGTACGCGATGATCGTGCACTTCAAGGACTTCTACATCCGCCCCGCGGACAAGGATCCGGGCGAGGGCTGGTTCCTGTCCAAGGGCGGCAAGTTCCTGCGCGGCGCGATCGTCGGGAACGGCGACATCGATCTGCGTTCCGTGGCGAAGTCGATCAAGGAATCCTCCTATCAGGGGTACGCGTCCATCGAGTTCGAAGGCATCGAGGACTGCCTGCTCGGTTGCGAACGCGGCCTGGCCAACGCCAAGCGGCTGATCGCCGAAGCATGA
- a CDS encoding Gfo/Idh/MocA family protein, which produces MPKFKIGVIGTGSIAQLHLGAYATNPDVEIVAVSDINAERAQAVADQFGAKRAYGDPNQLLADPEVDGVSVCTWNNTHASWSIAAVKAGKHVLVEKPISRTYGEALELQRVVEDHDRVVQVGFVRRHFPNCQVLKTFIDAGDLGDIYYAKASCIRRVGNPGGWFADKEIAGGGPLLDIGVHVIDLCWYLMGSPQATAVSGHTYAELGNRANIVNLPRYRVSDYDPTKNSVEDMANAVVRFDNGASLLIDASYSLHAIKNSIDVSVYGQKGGAELEPELKIATERHDTVVNIEPQIAARTDEITVGFRNEIANFVDASLGRAESVAPAWHGVEIMKILEGIYESADSGKEITLV; this is translated from the coding sequence GTGCCAAAGTTCAAGATCGGTGTCATCGGCACCGGAAGCATCGCCCAGCTCCACCTGGGAGCGTACGCAACCAACCCCGACGTCGAGATCGTCGCCGTCAGCGACATCAACGCTGAACGTGCCCAGGCGGTTGCCGACCAGTTCGGCGCCAAGCGGGCCTACGGCGACCCGAACCAGCTGCTCGCCGACCCGGAGGTGGACGGTGTCAGCGTCTGCACCTGGAACAACACCCATGCCTCGTGGTCGATCGCCGCGGTCAAGGCAGGCAAGCACGTCCTGGTGGAGAAGCCGATCAGCCGTACCTACGGCGAGGCACTGGAACTGCAGCGCGTCGTCGAAGATCACGATCGCGTCGTCCAGGTCGGTTTCGTACGCCGGCACTTCCCCAACTGCCAGGTGCTGAAGACGTTCATCGACGCCGGTGATCTTGGTGACATCTACTACGCGAAGGCCAGCTGCATCCGGCGGGTGGGCAACCCCGGCGGCTGGTTCGCCGACAAGGAGATCGCCGGCGGCGGCCCGCTGCTGGACATCGGCGTCCACGTGATCGACCTGTGCTGGTATCTGATGGGATCACCGCAGGCCACCGCGGTCAGCGGACACACCTACGCCGAGCTGGGCAATCGCGCCAACATCGTCAACCTGCCGCGCTACCGGGTCTCCGACTACGACCCGACCAAGAACAGCGTCGAGGACATGGCCAACGCGGTCGTCCGCTTCGACAACGGTGCCTCGCTGCTGATCGACGCCTCCTACTCGTTGCACGCGATCAAGAACTCCATCGACGTGTCTGTGTACGGGCAGAAGGGCGGCGCCGAACTCGAGCCGGAGCTGAAGATCGCCACCGAGCGGCACGACACGGTGGTCAACATCGAGCCGCAGATCGCCGCCCGCACGGATGAGATCACCGTCGGCTTCCGTAACGAGATCGCCAACTTCGTCGACGCCTCGCTGGGTCGCGCGGAGAGCGTCGCGCCGGCCTGGCACGGCGTCGAGATCATGAAGATCCTGGAAGGGATCTACGAGTCGGCTGACTCCGGCAAGGAGATCACCCTGGTCTGA
- a CDS encoding HAD family hydrolase, whose product MRLRQHDAPSLSASLAEIGERWPELRGRYQPDDLEAIRDRLADAYGDRPVPLVPVRRQMFAEALAPVGPRVDEIDEITEHYLGIRFAEPLLFDDVLPCLEALRGTCRLGVITNGNSKLDSLGLDHYFDREFVAEQVGYAKPDPRIYAHAAADVGCRPRELIMVGDSWGKDVRAARDAGWRGIWLRRDVDPSGHDEIGNLTALPELLDIRTRGTVRFRPG is encoded by the coding sequence GTGCGACTTCGCCAGCATGATGCGCCGAGCCTGTCCGCGTCGCTGGCCGAGATCGGGGAGCGTTGGCCCGAGCTGCGCGGACGCTACCAGCCCGATGACCTCGAAGCGATCCGCGACCGATTGGCCGATGCGTACGGGGATCGACCCGTGCCGCTGGTGCCGGTACGCCGGCAGATGTTCGCCGAGGCGTTGGCTCCGGTGGGTCCGCGCGTAGACGAGATCGACGAGATCACCGAGCACTACTTGGGAATCCGGTTCGCCGAACCATTGCTGTTCGACGATGTGCTGCCCTGCCTGGAGGCGCTGCGGGGGACCTGCCGGCTCGGCGTGATCACCAACGGCAACTCCAAACTCGACTCGCTCGGACTTGATCACTACTTCGACCGGGAGTTCGTCGCCGAACAGGTGGGATACGCCAAGCCCGACCCGCGGATCTACGCCCATGCCGCCGCTGACGTCGGTTGCCGACCGCGGGAGTTGATCATGGTCGGCGACTCGTGGGGGAAGGACGTCCGAGCCGCCCGGGACGCCGGCTGGCGCGGCATCTGGTTGCGCCGCGACGTCGACCCGAGCGGTCACGATGAGATCGGGAACCTGACCGCTCTGCCGGAGCTGCTGGACATCCGGACACGCGGCACGGTCCGGTTCAGACCAGGGTGA
- a CDS encoding PLP-dependent cysteine synthase family protein, with protein sequence MAAASEDRAWVREAIRLLDADANRSADTHLHVFPLPPEWGIDLYLKDESVHPTGSLKHRLARSLILYGLVNGRIGPATGLVEASSGSTAVSEAYFARMLGLRFTAVVPRNTSPEKIAMIEFYGGGCHLVDKASEMYGAAARLADDSDGYYLDQFTLAERATDWRGNNNIAESVFSQLALERYPIPAWIVVGAGTGGTSATFGRYVRYRRHRTRIAVVDPEGSAFYGGWKTESPDSRPGRPSRIEGIGRPRVEPSFVPEVIDEMLQIPDAGSLAAIRLLRSRTRHWAAVPPAPISTARSSSSRE encoded by the coding sequence ATGGCTGCCGCGAGCGAGGACCGTGCCTGGGTGAGGGAGGCGATCCGGCTGCTCGACGCCGACGCCAATCGCAGTGCGGACACCCATCTGCATGTCTTCCCGTTGCCGCCGGAGTGGGGCATCGACCTGTACCTGAAGGACGAGTCGGTGCACCCCACCGGCTCGCTGAAGCACCGCCTGGCCAGGTCGTTGATCCTGTACGGCCTGGTGAACGGCCGGATCGGACCGGCCACCGGGCTGGTCGAGGCGTCCAGCGGATCGACGGCGGTGTCGGAGGCCTACTTCGCACGGATGCTCGGACTCCGCTTCACCGCGGTGGTGCCACGCAACACCAGTCCGGAGAAGATCGCCATGATCGAGTTCTATGGCGGCGGGTGCCACCTGGTCGACAAGGCGTCGGAGATGTACGGGGCAGCGGCCCGGTTGGCCGACGACTCCGACGGCTACTACCTCGACCAGTTCACGCTTGCGGAGCGAGCGACCGACTGGCGCGGCAACAACAACATCGCCGAGTCGGTCTTCTCCCAGTTGGCTCTCGAGCGGTATCCGATCCCGGCCTGGATCGTCGTCGGCGCGGGCACCGGCGGCACCAGCGCCACCTTCGGCCGGTACGTCCGCTACCGCAGGCACCGCACCAGGATCGCCGTGGTGGACCCGGAGGGTTCTGCCTTCTACGGCGGCTGGAAGACCGAATCGCCAGACTCTCGGCCCGGGCGCCCGTCCCGCATCGAGGGCATCGGACGCCCCCGGGTCGAGCCGTCCTTCGTTCCCGAGGTGATCGACGAGATGCTGCAGATCCCCGATGCCGGCTCGCTGGCCGCGATCCGCCTGCTGCGCAGCCGCACCAGGCACTGGGCGGCGGTTCCACCGGCACCAATCTCTACGGCGCGTTCCAGCTCATCGCGCGAATGA
- the acnA gene encoding aconitate hydratase AcnA has translation MTSEAGNQGSPESTGRSVNSFGAKATLAVGDKSYEIFRLDAVEGSEKLPYSLKVLLENLLRTEDGANITADDIRALAGWDPDAQPSKEIQFTPARVIMQDFTGVPAIVDLATMREAFADLGGDPNKINPLSPAELVIDHSVIADVFGTADAFTRNVEIEYGRNKERYQFLRWGQGAFDDFKVVPPGTGIVHQVNIEHLARVVFPREIDGQTYAYPDTLVGTDSHTTMVNGLGVVGWGVGGIEAEAAMLGQPVSMLVPRVVGFKLSGSLPEGATATDLVLTITEMLRAHGAVGKFVEFYGLGVAEVPVANRATIGNMSPEYGSTIAIFPIDDKTIDYLRLTGRTPEQIALVEAYAKAQGLWHEADKEPKYSEYLELDLGSVVPSISGPKRPQDRVSLSDAKQGFRGALTAYVEDDEEAITGAYDEALEESFPASDAPAAHESVHGQTPGRDYLSCAPADGKRSSRSVKVTLDDGTTVTLDHGAVVIAAITSCTNTSNPSVMIGAALVAKKAIERGLSRKPWVKTTLAPGSKVVSDYYERSGLTPYLDKLGFNLVGYGCTTCIGNSGPLIPEVSDAVNANDLAVVSVLSGNRNFEGRINPDVKMNYLASPPLVVAYALAGSMDIDLTTEPLGTDTSGNPVYLNDIWPTEAEIDEIVSSAIGAEMFTESYADVFAGDQQWQSLPTPEGETFAWDSESTYVRKPPYFDGMPTEPAAVTDIEGARVLLKLGDSVTTDHISPAGSIKADSPAGQYLTEHGIDRRDFNSYGSRRGNHEVMIRGTFANIRLRNQIAPGTEGGFTRDFTSEDAPVTTVFDASQNYQAAGTPLVVLAGKEYGSGSSRDWAAKGTALLGVRAVIAESYERIHRSNLIGMGVLPLQYPEGQTAESLGLTGEETFTITGITELNEGTTPRTVSVQAGDVTFDALVRIDTPGEAAYYRHGGIMQYVLRSLLRR, from the coding sequence ATGACGAGCGAAGCCGGTAACCAAGGTTCTCCCGAGAGCACCGGCCGGAGCGTGAACAGCTTCGGTGCGAAGGCCACCCTGGCAGTGGGTGACAAGTCCTACGAGATCTTCCGCCTCGACGCGGTCGAGGGATCGGAAAAGCTGCCGTACAGCCTGAAGGTGTTGTTGGAGAACCTGCTGCGCACCGAGGACGGCGCCAACATCACCGCCGACGATATCCGTGCGTTGGCTGGATGGGATCCCGATGCCCAACCCAGCAAGGAGATCCAGTTCACGCCGGCCCGGGTGATCATGCAGGACTTCACCGGCGTCCCGGCGATCGTCGACCTCGCCACGATGCGTGAGGCGTTCGCCGATCTCGGCGGTGATCCCAACAAGATCAATCCGCTGTCACCGGCGGAGCTGGTGATCGACCACTCGGTGATCGCCGACGTCTTCGGCACGGCCGATGCCTTCACCCGCAATGTCGAGATCGAGTACGGCCGCAACAAGGAGCGCTACCAGTTCCTGCGCTGGGGGCAGGGCGCCTTCGACGACTTCAAGGTCGTCCCGCCGGGCACCGGCATCGTGCACCAGGTCAACATCGAGCACCTGGCCCGGGTCGTCTTCCCGCGGGAGATCGACGGTCAGACGTACGCCTATCCCGACACCCTGGTCGGCACCGACAGTCACACCACGATGGTCAACGGCCTCGGCGTCGTCGGTTGGGGCGTCGGTGGCATCGAGGCTGAGGCGGCGATGCTCGGCCAGCCGGTGTCCATGCTGGTTCCGCGGGTGGTCGGCTTCAAGCTCTCCGGCTCGCTGCCGGAGGGAGCCACCGCGACCGACCTGGTACTGACGATCACCGAGATGCTCCGCGCGCATGGCGCAGTCGGCAAGTTCGTCGAGTTCTACGGACTTGGTGTCGCCGAGGTACCGGTCGCCAACCGGGCCACCATCGGCAACATGAGTCCCGAGTACGGATCGACCATCGCGATCTTCCCGATCGACGACAAGACGATCGACTACCTCCGGCTCACCGGCCGTACACCGGAGCAGATCGCCCTGGTCGAGGCGTACGCCAAGGCGCAGGGTCTGTGGCACGAGGCGGACAAGGAGCCGAAGTACTCCGAGTATCTCGAACTTGATCTTGGTTCGGTGGTGCCGAGCATCTCCGGCCCGAAGCGGCCCCAGGACCGGGTATCGCTGTCCGATGCGAAGCAGGGCTTCCGCGGAGCGCTGACCGCCTACGTCGAGGACGACGAAGAGGCGATCACCGGGGCGTACGACGAGGCGCTGGAGGAGTCCTTCCCCGCCTCCGACGCGCCGGCCGCCCACGAGAGCGTCCATGGTCAGACTCCGGGTCGCGACTATCTGTCCTGCGCACCTGCCGACGGCAAACGCAGCAGCAGGTCGGTGAAGGTCACGCTGGACGACGGCACGACGGTCACCCTGGATCACGGCGCAGTCGTGATCGCGGCGATCACCTCGTGCACCAACACCTCCAACCCGAGCGTCATGATCGGCGCAGCCCTGGTGGCCAAGAAGGCGATCGAACGCGGCCTGAGCCGCAAGCCATGGGTGAAGACCACGCTGGCCCCGGGCTCGAAGGTGGTCAGCGACTACTACGAGCGGTCCGGCCTGACCCCGTACCTGGACAAGCTGGGATTCAACCTGGTGGGGTACGGATGTACCACCTGCATCGGCAACTCCGGGCCGCTGATCCCGGAGGTCAGCGACGCCGTCAACGCCAATGACCTTGCTGTGGTGTCGGTACTGTCCGGCAACCGGAACTTCGAGGGTCGGATCAACCCCGACGTCAAGATGAACTACCTCGCCAGCCCGCCGCTGGTGGTCGCCTACGCCCTGGCCGGCAGCATGGACATCGATCTGACCACCGAACCGCTGGGCACCGACACGTCGGGGAATCCCGTGTATCTGAACGACATCTGGCCGACCGAGGCCGAGATCGACGAAATCGTGTCCTCGGCGATCGGTGCGGAGATGTTCACCGAAAGCTATGCCGACGTCTTCGCCGGTGATCAACAGTGGCAGTCGCTGCCGACACCGGAGGGCGAGACCTTCGCCTGGGATTCGGAGTCGACCTACGTCCGCAAGCCGCCGTACTTCGACGGAATGCCGACCGAGCCGGCTGCAGTGACCGATATCGAGGGTGCCCGGGTGTTGCTCAAGCTCGGCGACTCGGTGACCACCGATCACATCAGCCCGGCGGGTTCGATCAAGGCCGACAGCCCGGCCGGTCAGTACCTGACCGAGCACGGCATCGACCGGCGGGACTTCAACTCCTACGGCTCACGGCGCGGCAACCACGAGGTGATGATCCGGGGCACGTTCGCCAACATCCGGCTGCGGAACCAGATCGCACCGGGGACAGAAGGCGGGTTCACCCGGGACTTCACCTCCGAGGACGCTCCGGTGACGACGGTCTTCGACGCATCGCAGAACTACCAGGCCGCCGGAACCCCGCTGGTTGTGCTGGCCGGCAAGGAGTACGGCTCCGGCTCCTCGCGCGACTGGGCGGCCAAGGGCACCGCACTGCTCGGCGTCCGCGCGGTGATCGCCGAGTCCTACGAACGGATCCACCGGTCCAACCTGATCGGCATGGGCGTTCTCCCGCTGCAGTACCCGGAGGGCCAGACCGCGGAGAGCCTCGGGCTGACCGGAGAGGAAACCTTCACCATCACCGGGATCACCGAGCTCAACGAGGGCACGACACCCCGGACCGTATCGGTGCAGGCCGGCGACGTGACCTTCGACGCTCTCGTCCGGATCGACACACCTGGGGAGGCCGCGTACTACCGGCACGGCGGCATCATGCAGTACGTGCTGCGGTCGCTGCTGCGCCGGTAG
- a CDS encoding class I SAM-dependent RNA methyltransferase, with product MTVGPVTVGPIAHGGHCVARYDGRVIFVRHALPGETVMITITDTGQPSYWRGDATVIIDPSPDRIDRACPISGPGGCGGCDFQHVAPAAQRRLKADVLAEQLHRLAGLDLHVPVEHVPVRSPSQDGQPVDGLGWRTRMRYLFDDHRQPGLRAHRSHRVITLPPQGCLIASPVISRPTGAPSDGELIGIDAADGVHWLSGEDREQITEHAVGRDWQVAGDGFWQVHPAAADLLATAVLDGLRPESGEKAFDLYCGVGLFSGALVDAGCRVIGVESSRDAVAAARRNLADAGSRARFHAARVDRALGAPRGRSALPGSTDLIVLDPPRSGAGKRVIEQVVRRRPRAIAYVACDPAALARDLGYLFRQAYQLTSLRAFDLFPMTHHLECVAVLQPSGG from the coding sequence GTGACGGTCGGACCCGTGACGGTCGGGCCGATCGCCCACGGCGGCCATTGCGTGGCCCGCTACGACGGGCGGGTAATCTTCGTACGCCATGCGCTGCCGGGCGAGACGGTGATGATCACGATCACCGACACCGGGCAGCCCAGCTATTGGCGCGGTGACGCGACGGTGATCATCGACCCGTCGCCGGACAGGATCGACCGGGCCTGTCCGATCTCCGGGCCTGGTGGCTGCGGCGGCTGCGATTTCCAGCATGTCGCGCCGGCCGCGCAGCGGCGGCTCAAGGCCGACGTCCTGGCCGAACAGCTGCATCGGCTGGCCGGACTCGATCTTCACGTGCCCGTGGAGCATGTACCGGTCCGGAGTCCATCGCAGGACGGGCAACCGGTCGACGGGCTCGGCTGGCGGACCCGGATGCGCTACCTGTTCGATGATCATAGGCAGCCCGGCTTGCGGGCCCATCGCTCGCATCGGGTGATCACGTTGCCGCCGCAGGGTTGCCTGATCGCATCCCCGGTGATCAGCAGGCCGACGGGCGCGCCGTCCGATGGCGAGCTGATCGGAATCGACGCCGCCGATGGTGTGCACTGGCTGTCGGGCGAGGACCGTGAGCAGATCACCGAACATGCCGTCGGCCGCGACTGGCAGGTGGCCGGCGACGGGTTCTGGCAGGTGCACCCCGCGGCGGCCGATCTGCTGGCCACGGCGGTGTTGGACGGGTTACGTCCCGAGTCGGGTGAGAAGGCGTTCGACCTCTACTGCGGCGTCGGCCTGTTCTCCGGTGCCCTGGTCGATGCGGGTTGCCGGGTGATCGGGGTCGAGTCGAGTCGTGACGCCGTCGCTGCGGCCCGGCGCAACCTGGCCGATGCCGGTTCCCGTGCCCGGTTCCACGCCGCCCGGGTGGATCGGGCGCTCGGCGCTCCGCGCGGGCGCAGCGCGTTGCCCGGGTCCACCGATCTGATCGTGCTCGATCCGCCGCGCAGCGGGGCGGGCAAGCGGGTGATCGAGCAGGTCGTACGCCGCCGGCCGCGGGCCATCGCGTATGTCGCCTGCGATCCCGCAGCACTGGCCCGGGACCTGGGCTACCTGTTCCGGCAGGCGTACCAGCTGACGTCGCTGCGGGCCTTCGACCTGTTCCCGATGACCCATCACCTGGAGTGCGTCGCCGTCCTGCAGCCCAGCGGTGGTTGA
- a CDS encoding APC family permease has product MNIADVGKRLLIGRKLRSTQLGETLLPKRIALPVFASDALSSVAYAPDEILITLSLAGVAGFAFSWRVAIFVAIVMVVVVMSYRQNVRAYPSGGGDYEVATTNLGPNAGLTVASALLVDYVLTVAVSISSGVQNAEAVFPFLKGHEAFVAVLVVLLLTALNLRGVRESGTLFAIPTYCFMVGVLAMIIWGLFRIEVLGHHIVVATSGYDIQGDPRYTGLAGFAFVALMARTFSSGSAALTGVEAISNGVPAFRKPKSKNAATTLALLATVAVSMMLGVITLAHLTGLRLVDPPYSHYVVNGRVVNLNEDTAIGQLARAVFDHFPPGFYFVLGATMLILFLAANTAFNGFPVLGSILGRDGYLPRQLHTRGDRLAYSNGILLLAVGAVVLIIAFDASVSALIQLYVVGVFVSFTTSQTGMVIHWTRLLKGEADRHARLRMIRARVINGVGAVCTGTVLIIVLLSKFVQGAYIAIIAMIVLFLMMKAIRRHYDTVARETAIDPTEDKMLPSRVRAVVLVSKLHKPTLRALAFAKASRPSTLEAITVDVDPDETERLVQQWEDAGIAVPLKVIASPYREITNPALEFVRNIRRESPRDVVTVYIPEYVVGRWWEQFLHNQSALRLKARLLFTPGVMVTSVPFLLQSSSAGERRYARSDRRSRASVRQ; this is encoded by the coding sequence GTGAACATCGCGGATGTGGGCAAGCGGCTGCTGATCGGCCGCAAGCTTCGCAGTACGCAGCTGGGCGAGACTCTGCTGCCGAAACGGATCGCTCTTCCCGTTTTCGCCTCCGACGCGCTCAGTTCGGTGGCGTACGCGCCGGATGAGATCCTGATCACCCTCTCGCTGGCCGGCGTCGCCGGGTTCGCGTTCTCCTGGCGGGTGGCGATCTTCGTCGCCATCGTGATGGTCGTCGTCGTCATGTCCTACCGGCAGAACGTCCGCGCCTATCCGTCCGGCGGCGGCGACTACGAGGTCGCCACCACCAATCTTGGACCCAACGCCGGCCTGACGGTCGCCAGCGCGCTCCTGGTCGACTATGTGCTCACCGTCGCGGTGTCGATATCGTCCGGCGTGCAGAACGCCGAAGCCGTGTTCCCGTTCCTCAAGGGCCATGAGGCGTTCGTCGCGGTGTTGGTGGTGCTGCTGCTGACCGCACTCAACCTGCGGGGCGTCCGCGAGTCAGGCACCCTGTTCGCAATCCCCACCTACTGCTTCATGGTCGGCGTACTGGCGATGATCATCTGGGGACTGTTCCGGATCGAGGTGCTCGGCCACCACATCGTTGTGGCGACCTCCGGCTACGACATCCAGGGCGACCCGCGCTACACCGGGCTGGCCGGATTCGCGTTCGTGGCGTTGATGGCCCGGACGTTCTCCTCCGGTTCCGCGGCGCTCACCGGGGTCGAAGCGATCTCCAACGGGGTCCCCGCCTTCCGGAAGCCCAAGAGCAAGAACGCTGCAACTACTCTTGCGCTGCTGGCCACGGTCGCGGTCAGCATGATGCTGGGCGTGATCACCCTGGCCCACCTCACCGGGCTGAGGCTGGTGGACCCGCCCTACAGCCACTACGTGGTCAACGGCCGGGTGGTGAACCTGAACGAGGACACCGCGATCGGCCAGCTGGCCCGGGCGGTCTTCGACCACTTCCCGCCGGGCTTCTACTTCGTGCTCGGCGCGACGATGTTGATCCTGTTCCTGGCCGCCAACACCGCGTTCAACGGGTTCCCGGTGCTCGGCTCGATCCTCGGCCGGGACGGTTACCTGCCCAGGCAGTTGCACACCCGCGGTGATCGGCTCGCCTACAGCAACGGCATCCTGCTGCTGGCCGTCGGGGCGGTTGTGCTGATCATCGCCTTCGACGCCAGCGTCTCGGCCCTGATCCAGCTGTACGTCGTCGGCGTGTTCGTGTCCTTCACCACCAGCCAGACCGGAATGGTGATCCACTGGACCCGGCTGTTGAAGGGTGAGGCAGACCGCCACGCCCGGTTGCGAATGATCCGGGCGCGCGTGATCAACGGCGTCGGCGCGGTCTGCACCGGAACGGTGTTGATCATCGTGCTGCTGTCCAAGTTCGTGCAGGGCGCCTACATCGCGATCATCGCGATGATCGTGCTGTTCCTGATGATGAAGGCGATCCGACGGCATTACGACACCGTCGCGCGGGAGACGGCGATCGATCCGACCGAGGACAAGATGCTGCCGAGCCGGGTCCGGGCGGTCGTGCTGGTGTCCAAGTTGCACAAACCGACCCTGCGGGCGTTGGCGTTCGCCAAGGCGTCTCGACCGAGCACGCTGGAGGCGATCACCGTCGACGTCGATCCCGACGAGACCGAACGGCTGGTCCAGCAATGGGAGGACGCCGGCATTGCCGTACCGCTGAAGGTGATCGCGTCGCCGTACCGGGAGATCACCAACCCGGCGCTGGAGTTCGTCCGCAACATCCGTCGGGAGAGCCCGCGTGACGTCGTGACGGTCTACATCCCCGAGTACGTCGTCGGGCGTTGGTGGGAACAGTTCCTGCACAACCAGAGCGCCCTGCGGTTGAAGGCCAGGCTGCTGTTCACCCCGGGCGTGATGGTGACCTCGGTGCCGTTCCTGTTGCAGTCCTCGAGCGCGGGGGAGCGGCGCTACGCCCGGTCCGACCGGCGATCCCGCGCGTCCGTCCGCCAGTGA
- a CDS encoding TrkA family potassium uptake protein, translated as MRGDHQVHIVIMGCGRVGSTLARGLEKRGHAVAVIDMNTDAFRRLGPDFTGRTVKGMGFDREVLLEAGIREADGFAAVSSGDNSNIIAARVVRETFEVTNVVARIYDPGRAEVYERLGIPTVATVRWTADQVIRRLLPTGSEPHWRDASGTVRLAEVHVDASWVGRRVDQIEAAASTRVAFIQRMGDGIVPTAGTVFQDGDLLYVAVEDQRLAAVEATLAGPPRAG; from the coding sequence ATCCGAGGAGACCATCAAGTGCACATCGTGATCATGGGCTGCGGCCGGGTCGGTTCGACCCTCGCCCGCGGTCTCGAAAAGCGCGGCCACGCGGTCGCTGTGATCGACATGAACACCGATGCGTTCCGGCGCCTCGGGCCGGACTTCACCGGCCGGACGGTCAAGGGCATGGGATTCGACCGTGAGGTGCTGTTGGAGGCCGGGATCCGGGAGGCGGACGGTTTCGCCGCCGTCTCCAGCGGTGACAACTCCAACATCATCGCTGCCCGGGTGGTCCGGGAGACGTTCGAGGTCACCAATGTCGTGGCCCGGATCTACGATCCGGGTCGTGCCGAGGTGTACGAGCGCCTGGGGATCCCGACCGTGGCCACCGTCCGCTGGACCGCCGACCAGGTGATCCGGCGGTTGCTGCCGACCGGATCGGAACCGCACTGGCGCGACGCCTCCGGGACCGTACGCCTGGCCGAGGTGCACGTCGACGCCAGCTGGGTCGGCAGACGGGTCGACCAGATCGAGGCGGCTGCCAGCACCCGCGTGGCCTTCATCCAGCGGATGGGCGACGGCATCGTGCCGACTGCCGGGACCGTCTTCCAGGACGGCGATCTGCTCTATGTGGCGGTCGAGGACCAGCGGCTTGCCGCCGTCGAGGCGACCCTCGCCGGTCCGCCGCGGGCGGGATGA